DNA sequence from the Leptospirillum ferrooxidans C2-3 genome:
GCGGACATCATAGGTTCTGGACTTGAGGAGATCCTTTTCGGACTTCAGGTTGGGTCGGAGCTTGAATGCCTCGTCGAGCGCCTCTTTTAAGGTCATGTTACCGGAATCCGCCAGGGCTCTTCCCACTGACAGCGGAGAAAATACAAGAATGGAAAAAGCAAAAATCCAAAAAAGCTTTTTCCCTGATTTCCCCAAAAGACCGGATTGTTGATCGACTTGCCTTTTTACTGAAACAACAGGCCTCATTCAGCAAAACCCCCCATTGTTGACTTGTCTGTTGGTTTTCCCGCCAGTGACTCGTGGGTAAACCTCTTCATCAGAAAAATGATCGGAATCCCCAAAAGACCAAACAGACCGGCGTAAAGAAACGTATTGTTATAGGCAGAGATACTGGCCTGCATATGGATCATCTGGGAAAGAAGCCCGTTGGCAACTCCCGATCCGCTCTCATTGATCAAAAGCCCATGATGGGCTTCAAGGTGAATCTGGGCGAGCGTTTTCTGCATCGGGTAAGCGCTCAGGATATCATGGGAACGATATTGGTCCACAAAAGAAGCTGTTCTATGATCAAGAATATTTCCCAATATGGCAACTCCAACCGCTCCACCCAGCTGGAGAGTGTTGCTTTGAAGCATCGATGCCAGACCGATATGACGAGGCTCCACCAGATTCTGGGGAAGACTTGAGAGCAAGGCATTGATCAGACCCATCGAAAGACCAAAAAGCAGCTGTGGAAACAGCAGCTGATAAAACGAAGGGACATTCGTTAAAAACGTGAAAAACATCTGGGAGAGACCCAAAAGCGCAAATCCTGCAAAAAGAATTATGCGCTTACCCCTGTCGGTACTCCGTGAGGAGAGAATACCCATGATTGGCATAAAGATTCCCGCCATCAACGAAGTCGGCAACAGGACCAGTCCGGCATCGATCGACGGGAAGCGATTGTAGCTCTGCACAAACAGGGGAAGAAGGAACATCCGCCCAAAAAGACTGATCGCCCTTGTCAGCGACAGCAGGATCACCAGAGAAAAGTCCCAGTTTCTGAAAATCGACAGGTCAAGGATCGGATGTTTGACCGAAAAGGCTGTATAAACATACACCCAGAATGAAATGCTCATGACT
Encoded proteins:
- a CDS encoding DHA2 family efflux MFS transporter permease subunit, encoding MNVAEGLFDESPNYRWWALGAVMLGLFLPVLDTTIVNVALPNMVGSLDTDIDEVRWVISAYAMSFAVITLASAWGRSLVGAKKLYLFSTFLFTLSSFFCGLSPNLNAMIFFRVIQAIGGGLMMPLGFTIITEAFTPADRSKAFGFFGIVIVLAPTIGPILGGYLIDNFNWRDIFFVNIPVGILSFFVTFLILRNDPPAKVLPFDYAGFISLGMTLAFLQMGITEGERWGWDSRFVYECWTVMSISFWVYVYTAFSVKHPILDLSIFRNWDFSLVILLSLTRAISLFGRMFLLPLFVQSYNRFPSIDAGLVLLPTSLMAGIFMPIMGILSSRSTDRGKRIILFAGFALLGLSQMFFTFLTNVPSFYQLLFPQLLFGLSMGLINALLSSLPQNLVEPRHIGLASMLQSNTLQLGGAVGVAILGNILDHRTASFVDQYRSHDILSAYPMQKTLAQIHLEAHHGLLINESGSGVANGLLSQMIHMQASISAYNNTFLYAGLFGLLGIPIIFLMKRFTHESLAGKPTDKSTMGGFAE